One genomic region from Vitis riparia cultivar Riparia Gloire de Montpellier isolate 1030 chromosome 17, EGFV_Vit.rip_1.0, whole genome shotgun sequence encodes:
- the LOC117934521 gene encoding kinetochore protein SPC25 homolog, with product MQSKVEQSARTKMRELRLICDKEIPIQQQKIDSAVLSFRRSLETLQSKAHKTVENQVKLGKLKAQLREVEDDLVKALAVKTRKEAKKMAIMDSISATKAKIEELKRIVEEHKARKDQCAAIISQQDIALATYEGKGDEVTGRREEIQEAIAWYNEVLGFQIEGGHGVKFIFTNINSKNPCEEYSFTIRHANDTYTLLDCSPHLNDIKELIHELNRTNGLFKFVRIMREKFQKAAEFGVLPQFAPLHQHSSTISISAPVSSVSTDSRDESPAEKNELQIKHERTNWHSEKAIHEGGRHAFLSPGSALSLRRSPRFQVRK from the exons ATGCAGAGCAAAGTGGAGCAATCTGCACGGACCAAAATGCGGGAGCTGCGATTGATCTGTGACAAGGAGATTCCGATTCAGCAGCAGAAAATTGACTCCGCGGTGCTTTCGTTTCGGAGATCTCTGGAGACGCTCCAGTCCAAAGCACATAAAACGGTCGAAAATCAAG TAAAACTAGGAAAGCTTAAAGCTCAATTAAGAGAGGTGGAGGATGATTTGGTGAAAGCTCTAGCag TGAAGACACGTAAAGAGGCCAAGAAGATGGCTATAATGGACTCAATTTCTGCTACAAAGGCTAAAATAGAAGAGCTTAAGAGAATTGTTGAAGAGCACAAAGCTAGAAAAGATCAATGTGCAGCAATAATATCTCAACAAGATATAG CTTTGGCAACATATGAAGGAAAGGGTGACGAAGTCACTGGACGTAGAGAAGAAATACAAGAGGCCATTGCTTGGTACAATGAGGTCCTTGGTTTTCAAATTGAAGGTGGACATG GAGTTAAATTCATATTCACCAACATCAACTCGAAAAACCCATGTGAGGAGTATTCTTTCACCATCCGCCATGCAAACGATACTTACACCT TACTGGATTGCAGTCCACACTTGAATGACATCAAAGAGTTAATCCATGAGTTGAATAGAACGAATGGTTTATTCAAATTTGTCAGAATTATGAGAGAGAAGTTCCAAAAAGCTGCTGAATTTG GAGTTCTGCCTCAATTTGCACCTCTTCATCAACACTCTTCCACAATCTCCATTTCTGCTCCAGTTTCTTCAGTTTCAACTGATAGTAGAGATGAATCTCCAGCTGAGAAAAATGAGCTTCAAATTAAACATGAACGAACCAACTGGCATTCTGAGAAAGCTATTCATGAAGGGGGTAGACATGCATTTCTGTCTCCTGGATCTGCATTATCTCTTCGTCGATCCCCTCGATTTCAG GTTAGAAAATGA